A genome region from Arthrobacter sp. SLBN-100 includes the following:
- a CDS encoding carboxymuconolactone decarboxylase family protein, translated as MSATTQHIYLDKQHPALWRALNGLGLKVREAAGAAGLDETIVELLRVRVSQLNGCAYCLDLHVREAMEAGESVQRLAVLPAWRETALFTEKERAALALAESITELPGHSVQGHEEAYAREHLSEEEFSAVSWLAIAMNAFNRVSITSHHPVTGDR; from the coding sequence TTGAGCGCCACTACCCAGCACATCTACCTTGATAAGCAGCATCCTGCCCTGTGGAGGGCCCTTAACGGACTGGGACTCAAGGTGCGTGAGGCTGCCGGGGCGGCCGGCCTGGATGAAACCATCGTGGAGCTCCTCCGGGTGCGCGTTTCGCAACTCAATGGATGTGCTTACTGCCTTGACCTGCACGTGAGGGAAGCCATGGAGGCGGGCGAAAGCGTGCAACGCCTGGCCGTACTGCCGGCATGGCGCGAGACAGCTCTTTTTACGGAAAAGGAGCGGGCGGCACTCGCACTGGCCGAGAGCATCACCGAGCTGCCCGGCCACAGCGTGCAGGGGCACGAGGAGGCCTACGCCAGGGAGCACCTCTCGGAGGAGGAATTCTCGGCAGTAAGCTGGCTGGCCATCGCCATGAACGCGTTCAACCGCGTCTCAATCACCAGCCACCATCCGGTCACCGGGGACCGGTAA
- a CDS encoding rhomboid family intramembrane serine protease, protein MSYGIPTAEPSAQVPVCPRHPDRPSYVRCQRCGRPACPDCQRAAAVGFQCVDCVNETRRTTPEVRTVYGGAVTAGKPLVTYGIIAACVVMYVLQWIIPGQAVYEQLAYNNLFATPQYGAFEPWRMLTAAFLHSPDSVLHIVINMYTLWIFGQALEPLLGRIRFLALYLISAVGGSVGYLLLNPLLVPGQGLVGVVGASGAIFGLFGAMLLVQRHRGGDTRQLWVLIAINGVIGFLIPQIAWQAHLGGLVTGGLCAAVLAYTPRGPRQGLVQAAGLAAVFALLVAASWIRISL, encoded by the coding sequence ATGAGTTACGGAATTCCGACGGCTGAGCCGTCCGCGCAGGTTCCGGTCTGCCCCCGGCACCCGGACCGGCCATCCTATGTGCGCTGCCAGCGGTGCGGGCGCCCCGCGTGCCCGGACTGCCAGCGGGCGGCCGCCGTCGGATTCCAATGCGTTGACTGCGTCAACGAAACAAGGCGTACGACGCCGGAAGTACGGACGGTCTACGGCGGCGCCGTAACCGCCGGCAAACCTTTGGTGACGTACGGCATCATCGCAGCGTGTGTGGTGATGTACGTGCTGCAGTGGATCATCCCCGGCCAGGCCGTTTATGAACAGCTCGCCTACAACAACTTGTTCGCCACCCCTCAATACGGGGCCTTCGAGCCGTGGCGGATGCTCACGGCAGCATTCCTGCACTCGCCGGATTCCGTCCTGCACATTGTCATTAACATGTACACGCTGTGGATCTTCGGCCAGGCCCTCGAGCCGCTCCTTGGCCGCATCCGCTTCCTGGCCCTGTATTTGATCTCCGCTGTTGGCGGCTCGGTTGGATACCTGCTCCTGAACCCGTTGCTGGTGCCCGGGCAAGGCCTGGTGGGAGTAGTGGGCGCTTCAGGTGCCATCTTCGGGCTCTTCGGCGCCATGCTGCTGGTGCAGCGGCATCGCGGCGGAGACACCCGCCAGCTCTGGGTGCTGATCGCCATCAACGGTGTGATCGGCTTCCTGATCCCCCAAATCGCCTGGCAGGCGCACCTCGGCGGCCTGGTCACCGGTGGGCTCTGTGCAGCGGTCCTGGCCTATACCCCCCGCGGACCCAGGCAAGGCCTGGTCCAGGCAGCCGGCCTGGCAGCGGTCTTTGCCCTGCTGGTTGCCGCCAGTTGGATTCGAATCTCGCTGTAG
- a CDS encoding peptidylprolyl isomerase produces the protein MTAIATAKATIHTSLGDIVVNLFGNHAPKTVKNFVGLATGEQAWTHPETGEDKTGTPLYNGTIFHRIIKDFMIQAGDPLGRGVGGPGYQFDDEIHPELSFNQPYKLAMANAGIRMGKGTNGSQFFITTIPTDWLQGKHSIFGEVADDQSKKVVDAIEGVRTGMGDRPVEDVTINSIDIEQL, from the coding sequence ATGACTGCCATCGCAACTGCAAAAGCAACCATCCACACAAGCCTCGGCGACATCGTCGTCAACCTCTTCGGCAACCACGCGCCCAAGACGGTCAAAAACTTCGTCGGCCTCGCCACCGGCGAGCAGGCATGGACCCACCCGGAGACGGGCGAGGACAAGACCGGTACGCCCCTGTACAACGGCACCATCTTCCACCGGATCATCAAGGATTTCATGATCCAGGCCGGCGATCCCCTGGGCCGCGGCGTGGGCGGACCGGGCTACCAGTTCGACGACGAAATCCACCCCGAACTCAGCTTCAACCAGCCCTACAAGCTGGCTATGGCCAATGCCGGCATCCGCATGGGCAAGGGCACCAACGGGTCACAGTTCTTCATCACCACCATCCCCACCGACTGGCTGCAGGGCAAGCACAGCATCTTCGGTGAAGTGGCGGATGACCAATCCAAGAAGGTCGTTGACGCCATCGAGGGCGTCCGCACCGGCATGGGCGACCGTCCCGTAGAGGACGTCACCATTAACAGCATCGACATCGAACAGCTGTAA
- the gyrA gene encoding DNA gyrase subunit A: MSDETPENPAPEAGNPDTVLEGDVLVDRVEQVDLQTEMQRSYLDYAMAVIVGRALPDVRDGLKPVHRRVLYAMFDGGYRPERSFNKCARVVGEVMGQYHPHGDTAIYDALVRLIQDWTMRYPLALGQGNFGSPGNDGAAAPRYTETKMAPLAMEMVRDIDEETVDFQDNYDGKNQEPTILPARFPNLLVNGSSGIAVGMATNIPPHNLREVADGVQWYLANPQATREELLEELLRRVKGPDFPTGATILGHKGIEDAYRTGRGSVTMRAVVNVEELQGRTCLVVTELPYQANPDNLAIKIAELVKDGKIQGIADLRDETSGRTGQRLVIVLKRDAVAKVVLNNLYKHTELQSNFSANMLAIVDGVPRTLSLDAFIRHWVTHQMDVIARRTRYRLRKAEEEAHILRALLKALDMLDEVIALIRASNTTEAARDGLMELLDIDELQARAILDMQLRRLAALERQKIQDRHSELEALIAEYNQILGSEQRQREIISTELGEIVDKHGDDRRTKILMGFDGDMSMEDLIPEEEMVVTITRGGYVKRTRSDNYRSQQRGGKGIKGAQLRGDDVVEHFFVTTTHHWLLFFTNLGRVYRAKAYELMEAGRDAKGQHVANLMAFQPDEHIAQVLDLRDYQQAPYLVLATKRGLVKKTRLEDYDTNRSAGVIAINLRDGDELVSAQLVSETDDLLLVSRKGQSIRFTATEDALRPMGRATSGVTGMKFREEDELLAANVVTDGSFVFIVTEGGYAKRTAVEEYRLQGRGGLGIKVAKLAEERGDLVGALIVQEEDEVLVVMEGGKVVRSSVAGVPAKGRDTMGVIFAKPDKNDRIIEVARNSERGLEGEELLEDDVTLAEDGGSPEDAAESAVADESPAVESEDASGDAEPNEDNTEVTSE; encoded by the coding sequence ATGAGCGACGAAACACCCGAGAACCCGGCCCCTGAAGCCGGGAACCCGGACACCGTTCTTGAAGGCGACGTGCTGGTAGACCGCGTGGAGCAGGTGGACCTGCAGACGGAAATGCAGCGGTCCTACCTGGACTACGCCATGGCGGTCATCGTGGGCCGCGCCCTCCCGGACGTCCGCGACGGCCTCAAGCCCGTGCACCGCCGGGTGCTGTACGCCATGTTCGACGGCGGCTACCGCCCGGAGCGTTCCTTCAACAAGTGCGCCCGCGTGGTGGGCGAGGTCATGGGCCAGTACCACCCCCACGGCGACACCGCGATCTACGATGCGCTGGTGCGCCTGATCCAGGACTGGACCATGCGCTACCCGCTGGCCCTGGGCCAAGGCAACTTCGGTTCGCCGGGCAACGATGGCGCGGCTGCCCCCCGTTACACCGAAACGAAGATGGCCCCGCTGGCCATGGAGATGGTCCGCGACATCGACGAGGAAACCGTCGACTTCCAGGACAACTACGACGGCAAAAACCAGGAACCCACCATCCTGCCGGCCCGGTTCCCCAACCTGCTGGTCAACGGATCCTCGGGCATCGCCGTGGGTATGGCCACCAACATCCCGCCGCACAACCTTCGTGAAGTGGCCGACGGCGTGCAGTGGTACCTGGCCAACCCGCAGGCCACCCGCGAGGAACTGCTCGAAGAATTGCTGCGGCGTGTCAAGGGACCCGATTTCCCCACCGGCGCCACCATCCTTGGGCACAAGGGCATCGAGGACGCCTACCGCACCGGCCGCGGTTCCGTCACCATGCGCGCCGTGGTGAACGTGGAGGAACTGCAGGGCCGCACGTGCCTGGTGGTCACGGAACTGCCGTACCAGGCCAACCCGGACAACCTTGCCATCAAGATTGCTGAACTGGTCAAGGACGGCAAGATCCAGGGCATCGCCGACCTGCGCGATGAAACCTCGGGCCGCACCGGCCAGCGGCTCGTCATCGTGCTGAAGCGCGATGCTGTGGCCAAGGTGGTGCTGAACAACCTCTACAAGCACACCGAACTGCAAAGCAACTTCTCTGCCAACATGCTGGCAATCGTTGACGGCGTGCCCCGCACCCTGAGCCTGGATGCCTTCATCCGGCACTGGGTGACGCACCAGATGGACGTTATTGCCCGCCGTACCCGGTATCGGCTGCGCAAGGCCGAAGAAGAAGCCCACATCCTGCGGGCACTCCTCAAGGCGCTGGACATGCTGGACGAGGTCATCGCCCTTATCCGTGCGTCCAACACCACCGAGGCAGCCCGCGACGGCCTGATGGAACTGCTGGACATCGACGAACTGCAGGCCCGGGCCATCCTGGACATGCAGCTGCGCCGCCTTGCAGCCCTGGAGCGCCAGAAGATCCAGGACCGGCATTCAGAGCTCGAGGCGCTCATTGCCGAGTACAACCAGATCCTCGGCTCCGAGCAGCGCCAGCGCGAAATCATCAGCACCGAGCTCGGTGAAATCGTGGACAAGCATGGCGATGACCGCCGCACGAAGATCCTGATGGGCTTCGACGGCGACATGTCCATGGAGGACCTCATCCCCGAAGAGGAGATGGTGGTCACGATCACCCGCGGCGGCTACGTCAAGCGGACCCGGAGCGACAACTACCGTTCGCAGCAGCGCGGCGGCAAGGGCATCAAGGGTGCCCAGCTGCGCGGCGACGACGTGGTGGAGCACTTCTTTGTCACCACCACCCACCACTGGCTGCTGTTCTTCACCAACCTTGGCCGGGTCTACCGCGCGAAGGCCTACGAGCTGATGGAAGCCGGCCGTGACGCCAAGGGCCAGCATGTGGCCAACCTGATGGCGTTCCAGCCGGATGAGCACATCGCCCAGGTACTGGACCTGAGGGACTACCAGCAGGCGCCCTACCTGGTGCTCGCCACCAAGCGCGGGCTCGTCAAGAAGACGCGGCTGGAGGATTACGACACCAACCGCTCCGCCGGAGTGATCGCCATCAACCTCCGCGACGGCGACGAACTGGTCTCCGCACAGCTGGTCTCCGAAACCGACGACCTGCTCCTCGTGTCCCGGAAGGGCCAGTCCATCCGCTTCACCGCCACCGAGGACGCCCTCCGCCCGATGGGCCGGGCCACCTCCGGCGTTACCGGCATGAAGTTCCGCGAGGAGGACGAGCTGCTCGCCGCCAACGTGGTGACCGACGGCTCCTTCGTGTTCATCGTGACCGAGGGCGGCTACGCCAAGCGCACCGCCGTCGAGGAGTACCGTCTCCAGGGCCGCGGCGGGCTGGGCATCAAGGTTGCCAAGCTCGCGGAAGAACGCGGTGACCTGGTGGGCGCGCTTATTGTCCAGGAAGAGGATGAGGTGCTGGTGGTGATGGAGGGCGGCAAGGTTGTCCGTTCCTCCGTTGCCGGCGTCCCCGCCAAGGGCCGCGACACCATGGGCGTCATCTTCGCCAAGCCGGACAAAAATGACCGGATCATCGAGGTGGCACGCAACAGCGAACGCGGCCTCGAGGGCGAGGAATTGCTGGAGGATGACGTAACGTTGGCTGAAGATGGCGGATCCCCTGAGGATGCCGCAGAGTCAGCAGTGGCAGATGAATCACCGGCCGTTGAGTCAGAGGACGCCTCGGGCGACGCTGAGCCGAACGAAGACAACACGGAGGTAACGAGTGAGTAA
- a CDS encoding DMT family transporter, with protein sequence MAFFIAALGVLGVASSGPLIAATLGATSASALAIAFWRNAIGAVVMATPTLIREPAQFGRVTRWEFRWSLLAAVALALHFACFITSLQLTSVAAATALVCLQSAWIAVFQLFRGTRHRWQVLAGLGIAFGGVVAITGFDMGSSPDALLGDLLAVAGGALAGLYTLAGGKARQSMTTGTYTTLCYGMCAALVAVLALLGGQPLVGFEAAGWLGIAAITVCAQLVGHTAFNHLLATMSPLLVSMIILLEIPGAALLAALFLQETLPAGTYAGLALILVGLAVVLLGQKPGRAGRRGRAAGSREQDGPPDRPLADLGTD encoded by the coding sequence ATGGCCTTCTTTATTGCAGCCCTCGGCGTGCTGGGCGTTGCCTCCTCCGGCCCCCTGATAGCAGCCACCCTTGGGGCCACCAGTGCCAGTGCACTGGCCATAGCCTTCTGGCGCAACGCCATCGGCGCCGTCGTCATGGCGACCCCCACGCTCATCCGCGAGCCGGCCCAGTTCGGCAGGGTGACACGGTGGGAGTTCCGCTGGTCGCTGCTCGCCGCCGTCGCCCTTGCCCTGCACTTTGCCTGCTTCATCACGTCACTGCAGCTGACGAGCGTTGCTGCAGCCACGGCCCTGGTGTGCCTCCAATCGGCATGGATCGCCGTTTTCCAGCTCTTCAGGGGAACCAGGCACCGCTGGCAGGTGCTGGCCGGGCTGGGCATCGCCTTTGGCGGAGTTGTGGCAATCACCGGCTTCGACATGGGATCTTCCCCGGACGCCCTCCTCGGTGACCTGCTGGCAGTGGCCGGCGGAGCCTTGGCAGGACTGTACACACTGGCAGGCGGCAAGGCCCGGCAGAGCATGACCACCGGGACCTACACCACGCTCTGCTACGGGATGTGCGCAGCCCTGGTGGCCGTTCTCGCACTGCTGGGCGGACAACCGCTGGTAGGCTTTGAGGCCGCCGGCTGGCTGGGCATTGCGGCAATCACCGTGTGCGCCCAACTCGTGGGCCATACCGCGTTCAACCACCTGCTCGCCACGATGAGTCCGCTGCTGGTGTCCATGATCATCCTGCTGGAAATCCCCGGCGCGGCGCTCCTGGCCGCCCTGTTCCTGCAAGAGACACTTCCCGCAGGAACCTACGCCGGACTGGCCCTGATCCTCGTGGGGCTCGCCGTCGTCCTACTCGGCCAAAAGCCCGGAAGGGCTGGGCGGCGGGGACGCGCAGCAGGGTCCAGGGAACAGGACGGACCTCCGGACCGTCCGCTGGCGGACCTCGGGACTGACTGA
- a CDS encoding DLW-39 family protein — MKKLLVLAAAIAGVLVYRKAQESEARKTVWSKSTDSVE, encoded by the coding sequence GTGAAGAAGTTGCTGGTATTGGCAGCTGCGATCGCAGGCGTCCTGGTCTACCGGAAAGCACAGGAATCCGAAGCCCGGAAAACTGTCTGGAGCAAGTCAACCGATTCGGTTGAATAG
- a CDS encoding DNA-3-methyladenine glycosylase I, whose protein sequence is MAPDGSVVVGGDGLARPLWASVDPLLREYYDTEWGLPVTDEQGLYERICLEGFQSGLSWATILRKRPAFRNAFAGFDPDAVALFTEADVDRLMQDPGIVRNRLKIRAAITNARATLTLRQEGGLVEFVWQFRPAVTPRPAIHSDIPTQSPESAALSKALRKKGFSFVGPTTMFALMEAIGMVDTHLLDSHRRGSSGVWPASRT, encoded by the coding sequence ATGGCTCCTGACGGCAGCGTGGTCGTGGGCGGGGACGGACTGGCCCGGCCCCTGTGGGCCTCCGTCGATCCGCTCCTGCGCGAGTACTACGACACTGAGTGGGGCCTGCCGGTCACCGATGAACAGGGGCTCTACGAGCGCATCTGCCTGGAGGGCTTCCAGTCGGGACTCTCCTGGGCCACCATCCTCCGCAAGCGCCCCGCCTTCCGGAATGCCTTCGCCGGCTTTGACCCCGACGCTGTGGCGTTATTTACGGAAGCCGATGTGGACCGCCTGATGCAGGACCCCGGCATCGTGCGGAACCGACTGAAGATCCGCGCCGCCATCACCAATGCCCGGGCCACCCTCACACTGCGGCAGGAAGGCGGCCTGGTGGAGTTCGTGTGGCAGTTCAGGCCCGCTGTGACGCCCCGCCCCGCGATCCACTCCGATATCCCCACGCAGTCCCCTGAGTCGGCCGCCCTGTCCAAGGCCCTGCGGAAGAAGGGGTTCTCCTTCGTCGGGCCCACCACCATGTTTGCCCTGATGGAAGCCATCGGCATGGTGGATACCCATCTGTTGGACAGCCACCGGCGCGGATCTTCGGGGGTCTGGCCGGCTTCCCGCACCTAG
- a CDS encoding cell division protein CrgA has product MPESKPRKKTASTTQQASSQTYKPNPVWFKPVMFGLMIIGLLWIITFYISEGSLPVQAWESWNIVAGFGIAIVGFLMTTRWRS; this is encoded by the coding sequence GTGCCCGAGTCAAAGCCACGCAAGAAGACCGCCAGCACCACCCAGCAGGCTTCGTCGCAGACCTACAAGCCCAACCCTGTCTGGTTCAAGCCAGTGATGTTCGGCCTCATGATCATCGGCCTCCTCTGGATCATCACCTTCTACATCAGCGAAGGCAGCCTCCCGGTCCAGGCCTGGGAATCCTGGAACATCGTGGCCGGTTTCGGCATCGCGATCGTCGGCTTCCTCATGACCACACGGTGGCGTTCATAG
- a CDS encoding glycosyltransferase encodes MSADQSSGDALNDAAHHARVSIVIPAYNEESVIRQCLIAAIYQSVPAHEIIVVDNLSKDRTADIVRHMQLEYPESPIILLSQDKEQGLIPTRNFGLDNATGDILGRIDADSVVEPDWVEQVQRAFVDPSVQAATGPVVYYDMPMRRFGLKADDKMRQLMLKLAKHQYHFLFGSNMALRSSAWETIRPETCRDEKDEMHEDIDLSLHLADHDLKISYCPQMVSGMSARRLEDSPRDYRYYVTRFDRTYKAHNVKKMALKAPMVVFFSVYFPAKLLRAIHTVNTAQPARRGGQ; translated from the coding sequence ATGTCAGCCGACCAATCCTCTGGGGATGCCTTGAACGACGCAGCACACCACGCCCGCGTGTCCATTGTCATCCCGGCATACAACGAGGAGAGCGTCATCCGGCAGTGCCTCATAGCTGCCATCTACCAGTCGGTGCCCGCCCACGAAATCATCGTGGTGGACAACCTCTCCAAGGACCGGACCGCCGACATCGTCCGCCACATGCAACTTGAGTATCCGGAAAGCCCCATCATCCTGCTGAGCCAGGACAAGGAACAGGGGCTCATTCCCACCCGCAACTTCGGCCTGGACAACGCCACCGGGGACATCCTGGGCCGCATCGACGCGGACTCCGTGGTGGAGCCGGACTGGGTGGAACAGGTGCAGCGCGCCTTCGTTGACCCGTCAGTCCAGGCCGCCACGGGCCCCGTGGTCTACTACGACATGCCCATGCGCCGCTTCGGCCTCAAAGCGGACGACAAGATGCGCCAGCTCATGCTGAAGCTGGCCAAGCACCAGTACCATTTCCTGTTTGGCTCCAACATGGCCCTGCGCTCTTCGGCCTGGGAGACCATCCGCCCGGAGACGTGCCGTGACGAGAAGGACGAGATGCATGAAGACATCGATCTTTCCCTGCACCTGGCCGACCACGACCTGAAGATCAGCTACTGCCCCCAGATGGTGTCCGGTATGTCCGCCCGCCGGCTGGAGGATTCACCCCGGGACTACCGCTACTATGTGACGCGGTTTGACCGCACCTACAAAGCTCACAACGTGAAGAAGATGGCCCTCAAGGCACCCATGGTGGTGTTCTTCTCGGTGTACTTCCCGGCCAAGCTCCTGCGGGCCATCCACACCGTTAATACTGCACAGCCGGCCCGCCGCGGCGGGCAGTAG
- a CDS encoding DUF3566 domain-containing protein, producing MSNPDSFPRPNTSGPEGSRPSAAPRVNAPVRPQQRPAAPAAAPGQRPAAPGQRPLQGERPTSGQAGPRTAAGPSVPGQRPSGAQGQPGQRPAQGGPGLVKPAPKAKVRRARLLVSKVDPWSVLKMAFLLSVALGIVTVVAAIVLWTVLDLTGIFDQVDSLLGTLAGSEGGGFELKKVASLGQVASFATIIAVVNVVLLTALSMLSAVLYNIAATLVGGIGVTLTDD from the coding sequence GTGAGTAATCCGGACTCATTTCCCAGGCCGAACACTTCAGGTCCCGAGGGAAGCCGGCCCTCGGCTGCACCCCGCGTGAACGCTCCTGTTCGTCCGCAGCAGCGGCCTGCTGCTCCCGCGGCAGCTCCCGGACAGCGCCCGGCAGCTCCCGGCCAGCGTCCCCTCCAGGGCGAACGGCCGACGTCGGGACAGGCCGGGCCGCGCACGGCTGCAGGACCGTCCGTTCCCGGCCAGCGTCCGTCCGGGGCACAGGGCCAGCCGGGCCAGCGCCCGGCCCAAGGCGGACCGGGGCTGGTGAAACCGGCGCCCAAGGCCAAGGTTCGGCGTGCGCGGCTGCTGGTCAGCAAGGTGGACCCGTGGTCGGTCCTGAAGATGGCCTTCCTGCTGTCCGTGGCGCTGGGAATCGTCACGGTAGTGGCTGCCATCGTCCTGTGGACCGTCCTGGACCTCACGGGGATCTTTGACCAGGTGGACAGCCTCCTCGGTACCCTTGCCGGCTCCGAAGGCGGCGGCTTTGAGCTGAAGAAGGTTGCCTCCCTCGGCCAGGTGGCCTCATTCGCCACCATCATCGCCGTGGTGAACGTGGTCCTGCTGACCGCGCTCTCCATGCTCTCTGCCGTCCTGTACAACATTGCAGCCACCCTGGTGGGCGGCATCGGGGTTACCCTCACCGACGATTAG
- the gyrB gene encoding DNA topoisomerase (ATP-hydrolyzing) subunit B, whose protein sequence is MANDNTDILAVEPAVEDARTPDTPAEAATPREYGASDITVLEGLEAVRKRPGMYIGSTGPRGLHHLVYEVVDNSVDEALAGYCTHIEVVLQADGGVKVVDDGRGIPVDMHPTEHKPTVEVVMTILHAGGKFGGGGYAVSGGLHGVGISVVNALSSRVDTEVRRQGHVWRMSFADGGKPQGSLVQGEETDLTGTTQTFYPDPAIFETTEFDFETLRARFQQMAFLNKGLRITLTDERTSASDNEADADLDLDGVVTEGEVSAEHRTVVYQYNEGLLDYVKHLNSGKKVEVVHEDVIAFETEDTERKIALEMAMQWTNAYSESVHTYANTINTHEGGTHEEGFRAAMTSLINRYAREKGIIKEKDDNLTGDDIREGLTAVISVKLAEPQFEGQTKTKLGNSEVKGFVQRVVTDGLGDWLERNPGPARDVIRKAISAAQARMAARKARDNARRKSPLESFGMPGKLSDCSSKNPEKCEVYIVEGDSAGGSAKRGRNPETQAILPLRGKILNVERARLDKALGNTEVQSMITAFGTGIGEDFDLSKLRYHKIVLMADADVDGQHITTLLMTLLFRYMRPLIENGYVYLAQPPLYRIKWSNAAHDYVYSDKERDAKLLAGQAAGRRIPKDNGIQRYKGLGEMDYTELWDTTMDPDNRTLLQVTMDDALAADQIFSVLMGEDVESRRNFIQQNAKDVRFLDI, encoded by the coding sequence GTGGCTAACGACAATACAGATATTCTGGCAGTTGAACCCGCAGTCGAGGATGCCCGCACGCCTGACACCCCGGCGGAAGCAGCCACACCGCGCGAGTACGGCGCCAGCGACATTACTGTCCTTGAGGGCCTGGAAGCTGTCCGGAAGCGCCCGGGTATGTACATCGGCTCCACCGGACCCCGCGGACTCCACCACCTGGTCTACGAAGTGGTGGACAACTCCGTCGATGAGGCCCTGGCCGGCTACTGCACGCATATCGAGGTTGTGCTGCAGGCCGACGGCGGCGTGAAGGTTGTTGACGACGGCCGCGGTATCCCTGTGGACATGCACCCCACCGAGCACAAACCCACGGTTGAAGTGGTGATGACCATCCTGCACGCGGGCGGCAAGTTCGGCGGCGGCGGCTACGCCGTGTCCGGCGGCCTGCACGGTGTGGGCATCTCCGTTGTCAACGCACTCTCCAGCAGGGTGGACACCGAGGTCCGCCGCCAGGGCCACGTCTGGCGGATGTCCTTCGCCGACGGCGGCAAGCCCCAGGGCAGCCTGGTGCAGGGTGAAGAAACGGACCTCACCGGGACCACCCAGACGTTCTATCCGGACCCGGCGATCTTTGAGACCACCGAGTTCGATTTCGAGACCCTCCGTGCCCGCTTCCAGCAGATGGCCTTCCTCAACAAGGGCCTGCGCATCACGCTGACCGACGAACGCACCTCCGCCAGCGACAACGAAGCCGATGCCGACCTGGACCTGGACGGCGTTGTCACAGAAGGCGAAGTCAGCGCGGAGCACCGGACCGTGGTCTACCAGTACAACGAGGGCCTGCTGGACTACGTCAAGCACCTGAATTCAGGCAAGAAGGTGGAAGTAGTCCACGAGGACGTCATCGCCTTCGAAACCGAGGACACGGAACGCAAGATTGCCCTGGAAATGGCGATGCAGTGGACCAATGCCTACTCAGAGAGCGTCCACACCTACGCCAACACCATCAACACCCATGAGGGCGGCACCCACGAAGAGGGTTTCCGCGCTGCCATGACGTCCCTGATCAACCGCTATGCGCGCGAAAAGGGCATCATCAAGGAAAAGGACGACAACCTCACTGGCGATGACATCCGTGAGGGCCTCACCGCCGTCATTTCCGTCAAGCTCGCAGAGCCGCAGTTCGAGGGCCAGACCAAGACCAAGCTGGGCAACTCCGAGGTCAAGGGCTTCGTCCAGCGCGTGGTGACCGACGGGCTTGGCGACTGGCTCGAACGCAACCCCGGCCCCGCCCGCGACGTCATCCGCAAGGCCATCTCTGCAGCGCAGGCCCGCATGGCTGCACGCAAAGCCCGGGACAACGCCCGGCGCAAGAGCCCGCTGGAATCCTTCGGGATGCCGGGCAAGCTGTCCGACTGCTCCTCCAAGAACCCGGAGAAGTGCGAGGTCTACATCGTGGAGGGTGACTCCGCAGGCGGCTCCGCCAAGCGCGGCCGCAACCCGGAGACCCAGGCCATCCTGCCCCTCCGCGGCAAGATCCTGAACGTGGAGCGTGCCCGGCTGGACAAGGCCCTGGGCAACACGGAAGTCCAGTCAATGATCACGGCCTTCGGAACCGGCATCGGTGAAGACTTCGATCTCTCCAAGCTTCGGTACCACAAGATCGTCCTGATGGCCGACGCCGATGTGGACGGCCAGCACATCACCACCCTGCTGATGACGCTGCTGTTCCGCTACATGCGGCCATTGATCGAAAACGGCTACGTCTACCTGGCCCAGCCGCCGCTGTACCGCATCAAGTGGTCCAATGCTGCCCACGATTACGTGTACAGCGACAAGGAACGCGATGCCAAGCTCCTCGCCGGGCAGGCAGCCGGGCGCCGCATCCCCAAGGACAACGGCATCCAGCGCTACAAGGGCCTCGGCGAGATGGACTACACCGAACTGTGGGACACCACCATGGATCCGGACAACCGCACGCTGCTGCAGGTCACCATGGACGACGCCCTCGCTGCAGACCAGATCTTCTCCGTCCTGATGGGCGAGGACGTGGAATCACGCCGCAACTTCATTCAGCAGAACGCCAAGGACGTCAGGTTCCTGGATATCTAG